The Agromyces marinus genome window below encodes:
- a CDS encoding transporter substrate-binding domain-containing protein, with protein sequence MITRTTAALAPAALLAVLALTGCAGFGTAAGAADTGPEVPVGDEVSTEVDAALADLLPAEIREKGRLEVALDIPFPPMAMYDDANREVGFDPELARLIGQKLGIDVVLNKQAFDSVIPSLQAGKNDLIMSGMNDTPERQETLDFVDYTRGGFAILVEAGNPEGILTQADLCGRTVSIQKATVQGELLRAMDCDGEPVTVTELPSDLDAQTALRAGKSDAYVSDAVVAEYVAATTDDGDTFDVVRDPENPAGFSPVYSGIGILKSDAELTEAIRATLQALIDEGSYQRVLERNNIGAYAVDAAELNQGAAR encoded by the coding sequence ATGATCACCCGTACCACCGCCGCCCTTGCGCCCGCCGCGCTGCTCGCCGTCCTCGCCCTCACCGGCTGCGCGGGCTTCGGCACCGCAGCGGGCGCCGCCGACACCGGGCCCGAGGTCCCCGTCGGCGACGAGGTCTCGACGGAGGTCGACGCCGCACTGGCCGACCTGCTGCCCGCGGAGATCCGCGAGAAGGGACGCCTGGAGGTCGCGCTCGACATCCCGTTCCCGCCGATGGCGATGTACGACGACGCCAACCGCGAGGTCGGCTTCGACCCCGAGCTGGCCCGCCTGATCGGGCAGAAGCTCGGCATCGACGTCGTCCTGAACAAGCAGGCGTTCGACTCCGTGATCCCCTCGCTCCAGGCCGGGAAGAACGACCTGATCATGAGCGGCATGAACGACACCCCCGAGCGACAGGAGACGCTCGACTTCGTCGACTACACGCGCGGCGGGTTCGCGATCCTCGTCGAGGCGGGCAACCCCGAGGGCATCCTGACGCAGGCCGACCTGTGCGGGCGCACCGTGTCGATCCAGAAGGCGACCGTGCAGGGCGAGCTGCTGCGCGCGATGGACTGCGACGGCGAGCCGGTGACCGTCACCGAGCTGCCCTCCGACCTCGACGCGCAGACCGCGCTGCGCGCGGGCAAGTCGGACGCGTACGTCTCGGACGCCGTCGTCGCCGAGTACGTCGCGGCCACCACCGACGACGGCGACACGTTCGACGTCGTGCGCGACCCGGAGAACCCCGCCGGCTTCTCGCCGGTCTACAGCGGTATCGGCATCCTCAAGTCGGACGCCGAGCTCACCGAAGCCATCCGCGCCACGCTGCAGGCGCTCATCGACGAGGGCAGCTACCAGCGGGTGCTCGAGCGCAACAACATCGGCGCCTACGCGGTCGACGCCGCCGAACTGAACCAGGGGGCCGCGCGATGA
- a CDS encoding amino acid ABC transporter permease, with protein MTALATAPAATAGDDDIVAIPLRRPWRWVGAVAVLAFAAAFAMSILTNPNLDFAAIGAFLLDPRILEGVGLTLLITAIAMVVSTLLAIVIAAMRLSTNPVLSSVAWVYVWAFRGTPLLVQIVLWGYLGLLYEQISIGIPFTGIVFWQADTNALISALTAGLLALTLNQAAYSSEIVRAGMLSVDEGQREAAYSLGMSPLYTFRRILLPQAMRVIIPPMGNETISMLKNTSLLSVIAVLELYTQASVISSQNLKQVELLIVASLWYLLMTSVLSIPQYYLERRFGRGSSRNLPPTPLQRLRAAFAARRPGPEPAPVTKEVRAL; from the coding sequence ATGACGGCGCTCGCCACCGCGCCCGCGGCGACCGCGGGTGACGACGACATCGTCGCGATCCCGTTGCGCCGGCCCTGGCGGTGGGTGGGAGCGGTCGCCGTGCTCGCGTTCGCCGCGGCGTTCGCGATGTCGATCCTGACCAACCCGAACCTCGACTTCGCCGCGATCGGCGCGTTCCTGCTCGACCCGAGGATCCTCGAGGGCGTCGGGCTGACGCTGCTCATCACCGCCATCGCGATGGTCGTCTCGACGCTGCTCGCGATCGTGATCGCGGCCATGCGGCTGTCGACGAACCCCGTGCTCTCCTCGGTCGCGTGGGTGTACGTGTGGGCCTTCCGCGGCACCCCGCTGCTCGTCCAGATCGTGCTGTGGGGATACCTCGGTCTGCTGTACGAGCAGATCTCAATCGGCATCCCGTTCACCGGCATCGTGTTCTGGCAGGCCGACACGAACGCGCTCATCAGCGCGTTGACCGCGGGCCTGCTCGCGCTGACGCTGAACCAGGCCGCCTACTCGTCCGAGATCGTCCGGGCCGGCATGCTCTCGGTCGACGAGGGCCAGCGGGAGGCCGCGTACTCGCTCGGGATGTCTCCGCTCTACACCTTCCGGCGGATCCTGCTGCCGCAGGCCATGCGCGTGATCATCCCGCCCATGGGCAACGAGACGATCTCGATGCTGAAGAACACGTCGCTGCTGTCGGTCATCGCGGTGCTCGAGCTCTACACGCAGGCGAGCGTGATCTCGTCGCAGAACCTCAAGCAGGTCGAACTGCTCATCGTCGCGAGCCTGTGGTACCTGCTCATGACGAGCGTGCTGTCGATTCCCCAGTACTACCTCGAGCGACGGTTCGGGCGCGGGTCGAGCCGCAACCTGCCGCCGACCCCCCTCCAGCGGCTCCGCGCCGCATTCGCCGCCCGCAGGCCCGGGCCGGAACCGGCTCCCGTGACCAAGGAGGTCCGAGCACTATGA
- a CDS encoding amino acid ABC transporter ATP-binding protein translates to MTITAPATRPTGAAPRPLVEIRGVRKSFGAHQVLRDISLEVPEGTVTVLLGPSGSGKSTLLRCVNHLETIDGGRIIVDGDLIGYRQAGRATHEMTPRQIARQRRGIGMVFQRFNLFPHMTALENITEAPIGIAGAPRAKAKATALELLDRVGLADFAGHYPSQLSGGQQQRVAIARALAMGPKLMLFDEPTSALDPELVGDVLDVMRELAADGMTMIVVTHEIGFARGVADQVVFMDGGVVVEAGPPEEVLDRPQRQRTRNFLESVR, encoded by the coding sequence ATGACCATCACCGCACCCGCGACCCGCCCGACCGGCGCCGCCCCGCGACCGCTCGTCGAGATCAGGGGCGTGCGCAAGAGCTTCGGCGCCCACCAGGTGCTCCGCGACATCTCGCTCGAGGTGCCCGAGGGCACCGTGACCGTCCTGCTCGGGCCCTCCGGTTCGGGCAAGTCGACGCTGCTGCGCTGCGTCAACCACCTCGAGACGATCGACGGCGGACGCATCATCGTCGACGGCGACCTCATCGGCTACCGGCAGGCCGGCCGCGCCACCCACGAGATGACGCCCCGCCAGATCGCCCGCCAGCGGCGCGGCATCGGCATGGTCTTCCAGCGGTTCAACCTCTTCCCCCACATGACCGCGCTCGAGAACATCACCGAGGCCCCGATCGGGATCGCCGGGGCGCCGCGCGCGAAGGCGAAGGCCACGGCGCTCGAACTGCTCGATCGCGTCGGCCTCGCCGACTTCGCGGGGCACTACCCGTCCCAGCTGTCGGGGGGCCAGCAGCAGCGCGTCGCGATCGCGCGGGCCCTCGCCATGGGTCCGAAGCTGATGCTGTTCGACGAGCCGACCTCGGCGCTCGACCCCGAGCTCGTGGGCGACGTGCTCGACGTCATGCGCGAGCTCGCCGCCGACGGCATGACGATGATCGTCGTCACCCACGAGATCGGGTTCGCGCGGGGCGTCGCCGACCAGGTTGTGTTCATGGACGGCGGGGTCGTGGTCGAGGCCGGCCCGCCGGAGGAGGTGCTCGACCGGCCGCAGCGGCAGCGGACGCGGAACTTCCTGGAGAGCGTCCGGTAG
- a CDS encoding trypsin-like serine peptidase produces the protein MTHFLDELPLDFSSTGMQDLVRMLGDNYPTPRAATPLIRQAGIPLAALDLEQPMAYAWPEVLAEARRRDLLRALLAVIAGQDAAVATRLDELLDERPVLPAPSPDGAGALVPDATERDRLERQVGAEPTLLDISFLERGLELAAAVARLLVTLSDGEYHGTAFRIGEDLLLTNHHVLFDDAGPATRVTAWFGYERSFAGAQREVQVVDGDPASIVGSADHDWAVVRTATPMPQRAPVIPLAGAPVPAELDRVYIIQHPNGGVKKIGMVHNLVVEVTDDVLRYRTDTEQGSSGSPVFDEQWRLVGLHNRWDARTVDGRTEYYNEGRRIDRVATALSGAGVI, from the coding sequence ATGACGCACTTCCTCGATGAACTCCCGCTCGACTTCAGCTCGACGGGGATGCAGGACCTCGTGCGCATGCTCGGGGACAACTACCCCACGCCCCGGGCCGCGACCCCGCTGATCAGGCAGGCGGGCATCCCGCTCGCGGCCCTCGACCTCGAGCAGCCCATGGCGTACGCCTGGCCCGAGGTCCTGGCCGAGGCGCGACGGCGCGACCTGCTGCGGGCGCTGCTCGCCGTGATCGCCGGACAGGACGCCGCGGTCGCGACGAGGCTCGACGAACTGCTCGACGAACGGCCCGTGCTTCCGGCGCCGAGCCCGGACGGCGCGGGCGCCCTCGTGCCCGACGCAACGGAGCGCGACCGGCTCGAGCGCCAGGTCGGCGCCGAGCCCACGCTCCTGGACATCTCGTTCCTCGAGCGAGGCCTCGAACTCGCGGCCGCGGTGGCGAGGCTGCTCGTGACGCTGAGCGACGGCGAGTACCACGGCACCGCGTTCCGCATCGGCGAGGACCTGCTCCTGACCAACCACCACGTCCTGTTCGATGACGCCGGACCCGCGACCCGGGTCACCGCGTGGTTCGGGTACGAACGCTCGTTCGCGGGTGCGCAGCGCGAGGTGCAGGTCGTCGACGGTGACCCGGCGAGCATCGTCGGGTCGGCCGATCACGACTGGGCGGTCGTGCGCACCGCGACGCCGATGCCGCAGCGCGCACCCGTCATCCCGCTCGCCGGGGCACCCGTGCCGGCCGAACTCGATCGGGTCTACATCATCCAGCACCCGAACGGGGGCGTGAAGAAGATCGGCATGGTGCACAACCTCGTCGTCGAGGTCACCGACGACGTGCTCAGGTACCGGACCGACACCGAGCAGGGCTCGTCGGGGTCGCCCGTCTTCGACGAGCAGTGGCGGCTCGTCGGCCTGCACAACCGGTGGGATGCGCGCACGGTCGACGGTCGGACCGAGTACTACAACGAGGGGCGCCGCATCGATCGGGTCGCGACCGCCCTGTCAGGAGCGGGGGTGATCTGA